GAGCAAAGCTGAGAATCGTCAGTACGATGAGCGTGAGGTAAGCGAGCCACCCGGCAGGTTTGGGGGGCGGGGCTTTAGAGCGATTTCTTTTTTTAGAGGAAGCCTGAGACTTTCTGGGGACGGGTTTTATCAGATCGCCTTGGCGCGGAACGCGTGGATTTTGGGGCTTCGGTTCGGACATTATGGTTTGAGCGCCGAGTTGGCGTGTTGGCGACGTTTGAGTGCCGTTTGTAGTGCGGTCATGTCGATGCGTGCGCCGGGCTTGACGCCATGGGCGGCGTACCAACCACGATTGGTTTCGACTGCGATTAGAACTTGATCGTTGGCAGAAGGCACGGGTGTTTCATCGTAAGGGAAGAGTTTGTGCACTTCCAGTAAGTGCCCACTGGCATCGAAGTAGCCGATGTCCAGCGGGATGCGAGTGTTACGCATCCAGAAGGAGCGCTGCGCCGGCTGATCGAAGAGGAACAACATGCCGTGGTCTTCGGGCATGCTGTCACGGTGCATCAGGCCCTTCTGTTGTTCGGCGGAATTAACTGCTAGTTGCAGTTGTAATTCCTGGCCGCCGATCGCGATTGCGAAGTGGGTTTGTCCATCTGCCGGCGCTAAATCAGCCTGCCTGTTTGGCTGGCAGGCTAATAGCGCGAGTGACAGTAATGTTACGAGAATGTTAATTTGTGGTTTCAATGTTAAATTTTTAAGGTTCGATGCGTGACAGCTTCACGGGAATGCTCAGGATCATTAGAACATTCACTGAACAATGAAAAGTAAATCCTCCACAATCCGTCTTCTTTACGCCGCTTCCGAGTCTTCGGCTGACTCGCTCTATCTTTCCGGGGTCTTCGTGCCGGACCCGTATTTAGCGATCATTGCTCAAAAGAAAAGCTACGCGGTGGTGAGTCAGCTCGAATATGGGCGTGTGGCGAAGCAGTCCAAGTTTGATGAAGTCCTACTCTTAGAGTCGATTCGTGAGAAGGCCGCAGAGAATCTACAGATCGAGCTCGCGGATGTGGGGCCAGGGGAGTTGATGGTCTATTTTGCACAGCGTTTTGCGGTGAAGAAGATTGAAGTGCCGGCCGATTTTCCGGCGATTTATTATGCCAAACTATTTGATGCAGGCTATCGTGTTGAGATAGTCGAAGGAGCGTTTTTCCCGAAACGTATCAAGAAGACTGATGCAGAAGCACGTGCCATCAAGCAAGGTAATGCGGCCTCTGCTGCGGGTATACGTGCGGCGGAGGCGGTGCTGCGGGCTGCTAAGATCGAGGGGAAGCGTATTGTCTACGAAGGGCGCACGCTGACTTCGGAACGTTTGCGCACAATTATTGATCAAGCTTGCCTCGCCAAGGGCGCGACTGCGAGCCACACGATTGTGGCGGGGGGGCGGCAAGCTTGCGATCCACATGAAGGCGGGCATGGGCCGCTGCGCCCCAACGAGTTGATTATTATCGATGTTTTCCCACGTGTGCAAAAGACTGGTTACCATGGTGATATGACGCGCACCTTCTTGAAAGGGAAGGCCAGCCCCGCGCAGCGTGCATTGGTGAATACGGTGCGCCAGGCCCAGCTAGCTGCGCTGGATTCGGTGAAGGCGGGAGTCAAAGGCGATCACGTGCATGCAGCTGCCAATGCAGTTTTTGAGGCCGAGGGCTTTGTTACGGAGCGGCGTAAGAATGGTTTTG
The nucleotide sequence above comes from Coraliomargarita algicola. Encoded proteins:
- a CDS encoding M24 family metallopeptidase — translated: MKSKSSTIRLLYAASESSADSLYLSGVFVPDPYLAIIAQKKSYAVVSQLEYGRVAKQSKFDEVLLLESIREKAAENLQIELADVGPGELMVYFAQRFAVKKIEVPADFPAIYYAKLFDAGYRVEIVEGAFFPKRIKKTDAEARAIKQGNAASAAGIRAAEAVLRAAKIEGKRIVYEGRTLTSERLRTIIDQACLAKGATASHTIVAGGRQACDPHEGGHGPLRPNELIIIDVFPRVQKTGYHGDMTRTFLKGKASPAQRALVNTVRQAQLAALDSVKAGVKGDHVHAAANAVFEAEGFVTERRKNGFVGFIHSTGHGLGLEVHEAPRVSKGAPKLKAGSVITIEPGLYYPEIGGCRIEDVVRVTIDGYEKLSNLHYRWEIR
- a CDS encoding DUF192 domain-containing protein; translated protein: MKPQINILVTLLSLALLACQPNRQADLAPADGQTHFAIAIGGQELQLQLAVNSAEQQKGLMHRDSMPEDHGMLFLFDQPAQRSFWMRNTRIPLDIGYFDASGHLLEVHKLFPYDETPVPSANDQVLIAVETNRGWYAAHGVKPGARIDMTALQTALKRRQHANSALKP